The Rhizobium tumorigenes genome window below encodes:
- the tnpC gene encoding IS66 family transposase (programmed frameshift): MSNPVDQLPNDLASALALLAEERSRRVVAEVEAATAKAEAASAKALVSHSEALIARLKLEIEKVRRELYGSRSERKARLLEQMELQLEELEADAGEDELAAEIAANASTVRAFERKRPSRKSFPEHLPRERVVIAAPTNCSCCGSAKLSKLGEDITETLEVIPRQWKVNQTVREKFTCRECEKITQPPAPFHGTPRGFAGPNLLAMILFEKFAQHQPLNRQSERYAREGVDLSLSTLADQVGACAAALKPIHSLIEAHVLAAERLHGDDTTVPILAKGKTDTGRIWTYVRDDRPFGGQSPPAALYYSSRDRRQEHPERHLKSFTGILQADAYGGYNPLFKVDRDPAPLRQALCWAHSRRKFFVLADIAANAKRGSKAAPISPMALEAVKRIDALFDIEREINGLAAEQRLERRRKYSLPLAEELHDWLQIERAKLSRGSPVAEAIDYMLKRWDGFTSFLDDGRICLTNNAAERALRGFALGRKSWLFAGSDRGAERAAFMATLMMSAKLNDIDPQAWLADVLANIADTPISRLEQLLPWNWTPPKSLRGRAA, translated from the exons ATGAGCAACCCCGTTGACCAGCTTCCAAATGACCTTGCCAGTGCGCTCGCACTGCTGGCCGAAGAGCGTTCGCGGCGTGTTGTTGCCGAGGTAGAAGCGGCGACTGCCAAGGCAGAAGCCGCCAGCGCAAAGGCGCTCGTGTCACATTCCGAGGCGCTGATCGCGCGGCTGAAGCTGGAGATCGAGAAGGTCCGCCGAGAGCTTTACGGCAGCCGCTCCGAGCGCAAAGCGCGGCTTCTCGAACAGATGGAATTGCAGCTCGAGGAGTTGGAGGCTGATGCAGGCGAAGATGAACTGGCAGCAGAGATCGCAGCCAATGCCTCAACCGTCAGGGCCTTCGAGCGCAAGCGTCCTTCACGCAAGTCGTTTCCCGAGCATCTGCCACGCGAACGTGTCGTCATTGCTGCCCCAACAAACTGCTCCTGCTGCGGCTCGGCCAAGCTGTCGAAGCTCGGTGAGGATATCACAGAGACGCTGGAGGTCATCCCGCGTCAGTGGAAGGTCAATCAGACCGTGCGGGAGAAGTTCACTTGCCGCGAATGCGAGAAGATTACACAGCCGCCAGCACCCTTCCATG GCACACCCCGCGGCTTTGCTGGCCCAAACCTTCTGGCGATGATCCTGTTCGAGAAGTTCGCCCAGCACCAGCCGCTCAACCGCCAGAGCGAGCGTTATGCACGTGAAGGCGTCGATCTCAGTCTGTCGACGCTTGCCGATCAAGTCGGCGCTTGTGCCGCAGCCCTGAAGCCAATCCATTCGTTGATCGAGGCCCATGTCCTGGCAGCCGAGCGACTGCATGGCGACGACACGACCGTGCCGATCCTGGCGAAGGGAAAGACCGATACCGGTCGCATCTGGACCTACGTCCGGGATGACAGACCCTTCGGCGGACAGTCACCGCCCGCCGCCCTCTACTATTCCTCTCGGGATCGGCGGCAGGAGCATCCCGAGCGGCATCTGAAGTCCTTCACCGGCATATTGCAGGCGGATGCCTATGGCGGCTACAATCCGCTGTTCAAGGTAGACCGCGATCCCGCGCCTCTGCGCCAAGCACTTTGCTGGGCACATTCACGCCGCAAGTTCTTCGTGCTGGCCGACATCGCCGCGAACGCCAAACGTGGCAGCAAAGCTGCGCCGATCTCGCCAATGGCATTGGAGGCCGTCAAACGGATCGATGCCCTGTTCGATATCGAACGGGAGATCAACGGTCTTGCCGCCGAGCAGCGTCTGGAGCGCCGCCGCAAATACAGCCTGCCACTCGCCGAAGAGCTGCATGATTGGCTCCAAATTGAGCGGGCAAAACTGTCGCGCGGTTCTCCCGTCGCCGAGGCGATAGATTACATGCTCAAGCGATGGGATGGCTTTACGTCATTCCTCGACGACGGCCGGATTTGCCTGACGAACAATGCTGCCGAACGAGCGCTCAGAGGCTTTGCACTCGGCAGGAAGTCATGGCTGTTTGCCGGATCGGATCGTGGTGCTGAACGTGCGGCGTTCATGGCGACACTGATGATGAGCGCCAAGCTCAATGACATCGACCCGCAGGCCTGGCTTGCCGACGTCCTCGCCAACATTGCGGACACGCCGATCAGCAGGCTTGAGCAACTGCTACCGTGGAACTGGACACCACCGAAGTCTTTAAGGGGGCGGGCTGCCTAA
- a CDS encoding helix-turn-helix domain-containing protein — translation MSAKYDSKRTKTDVLIEEGTFNPTPEKVRDPKFRGSEFFDPHDAVQVKYEMLRRVSIDKVSVTEASDEYGVSRPTYYQAKVNFDMAGIAGLVPTKPGPRRPHKIDDKVLAFLQAQLGPGEPVRARELAKLLRQELDIELHPRSIERVLKKSSR, via the coding sequence ATGTCTGCGAAGTACGACAGCAAGCGCACAAAGACGGATGTCCTCATCGAAGAGGGCACGTTCAATCCCACCCCCGAGAAGGTGCGCGATCCAAAATTTCGGGGCAGCGAGTTCTTCGATCCGCACGACGCCGTGCAGGTCAAATACGAGATGCTGCGTCGCGTCTCCATCGACAAGGTTTCGGTGACGGAGGCCTCCGACGAGTACGGTGTTTCCAGGCCAACCTACTACCAGGCCAAGGTGAACTTCGACATGGCCGGGATTGCGGGATTGGTGCCGACAAAGCCGGGCCCCCGCCGTCCCCACAAGATCGACGACAAAGTCCTGGCATTTCTGCAGGCGCAGCTTGGCCCAGGAGAACCCGTTCGCGCCCGGGAACTGGCCAAGCTGCTCCGCCAGGAACTCGATATCGAGCTTCATCCCAGATCGATCGAGCGGGTTCTAAAAAAAAGCAGCAGGTAA
- a CDS encoding IS5 family transposase (programmed frameshift), protein MAMRRHELSDEEWAIIAPLLPNNSRGIERVDDRRVINGILWRFRTGSSWRDVPERYGPRTTLYNRFSRWRKAGVWDRLLDAVSKRYDGDIVMIDSSCVRVHQHGANAKKGDLPIPCMGRSRGGLTTKIHALVDADGRPVRLELTAGQAADAPMAEKLLSDLRPGATILADKAYDTDAIRNFAKQRKCWANIPAKANRKQTFSFNRWVYRQRNLVERFFNRIKQMRGLATRYDRRADNYMAALKLVATRIWIASTNESVA, encoded by the exons ATTGCCATGCGCCGTCATGAATTGAGCGACGAAGAATGGGCTATCATTGCACCTCTTTTGCCGAACAATAGCCGTGGAATTGAACGTGTCGATGACCGCCGGGTGATCAACGGCATCCTGTGGCGTTTCAGGACTGGTTCGTCTTGGCGAGATGTGCCGGAGCGTTATGGCCCGCGCACGACGCTTTACAATCGGTTCTCCCGATGGCGCAAGGCGGGCGTCTGGGATCGTCTTCTGGACGCCGTTTCAAAACGTTACGATGGAGACATCGTGATGATCGACAGTTCTTGTGTTCGCGTTCACCAGCATGGTGCCAACGCTAAAAAGGGGGATCTGCCGATCC CTTGCATGGGACGTTCGCGCGGCGGCCTGACGACAAAGATCCACGCTCTTGTCGATGCAGATGGCAGACCGGTTCGGCTTGAACTCACCGCCGGCCAAGCCGCCGATGCACCGATGGCTGAAAAGCTGTTGAGCGACCTGCGGCCCGGCGCGACGATCCTCGCCGACAAGGCATATGACACCGACGCAATTCGTAACTTTGCCAAGCAACGCAAGTGCTGGGCGAATATCCCTGCAAAGGCCAATCGAAAGCAGACATTCAGCTTCAACCGCTGGGTCTACCGTCAGCGCAATCTCGTGGAACGGTTCTTCAACCGTATCAAGCAGATGCGAGGCCTCGCGACGCGATACGACCGGCGCGCTGATAATTACATGGCCGCCCTCAAGCTTGTCGCGACGAGGATATGGATCGCCTCAACTAATGAGTCCGTGGCCTAG
- the virD4 gene encoding type IV secretion system ATPase VirD4 (The ATPase VirD4 is a core component of the VirB/VirD4 form of type IV secretion systems (T4SS), also known as type IVa secretion systems.), producing MNSNKTTPQRLAVSIVCSLAAGFCAASLYVTFRHGLNGEAMMTFSVFAFWYEIPLYTGHATPVYYCGLAIVVSTSVVVLLSQHFISLRNREHHGTARWAGFGEMRHVGYLQRYSRIKGPIFGKTCGPLWSGSYLTNGEQPHSLVVAPTRAGKGVGVVIPTLLTFKGSVIALDVKGELFELTSRARKASGDAVFKFSPLDPERRTHRYNPVLDIAALPPERQFTETRRLAANLITAKGKGAEGFIDGARDLFVAGILSCIERGTPTIGAVYDLFAQPGEKYKLFAHLAEESRNKEAQRIFDNMAGNDTKILTSYTSVLGDGGLNLWADPLVKAATSRSDFSVYDLRRKRTCVYLCVSPNDLEVVAPLMRLLFQQAVSILQRSLPGKDERHEVLSLLDEFKHLGKLEAIETAITTIAGYKGRFMFIIQSLSALTSTYDEAGKQNFLSNTGVQVFMATADDETPTYISKAIGEYTFQARSTSYSQARMFDHNIQISDQGAPLLRPEQVRLLDDKSEIVLIKGQPPLKLRKVQYYSDRVLKRLFESQIGSLPEPASLMISEDAHQDRQDFSEQAVVTAGQGRGEMKAMLKGQTAQSEGSDTNDNEGSVAIGIDVRQIPIEIDVVKAGSNAGGMTSDPDVPAEMAPALIAQQHLLEQIIALQQRCRLASSKPMK from the coding sequence ATGAATTCGAACAAGACTACGCCCCAACGCTTAGCTGTAAGCATCGTATGTTCGCTGGCAGCCGGTTTTTGCGCAGCAAGCCTCTATGTAACATTTCGCCATGGTCTCAATGGCGAAGCAATGATGACGTTTAGCGTCTTTGCCTTTTGGTACGAGATCCCCCTCTATACGGGTCATGCGACCCCCGTCTACTATTGCGGTTTAGCCATTGTCGTGTCGACGTCTGTTGTCGTGCTGTTAAGCCAACATTTTATATCGCTTCGCAATCGCGAGCATCATGGCACGGCTCGTTGGGCGGGATTTGGCGAAATGCGACACGTCGGTTACCTGCAGCGCTATAGTCGTATCAAAGGGCCGATCTTTGGCAAGACTTGTGGCCCTCTTTGGTCTGGCAGCTATCTGACCAATGGGGAACAGCCTCACAGTCTTGTTGTCGCGCCAACACGTGCCGGCAAAGGCGTTGGTGTCGTTATTCCGACGCTCTTGACCTTCAAGGGTTCGGTGATAGCTCTCGACGTCAAAGGCGAACTTTTTGAGCTGACTTCCAGAGCACGCAAAGCGAGCGGCGATGCCGTTTTCAAGTTCTCACCTCTGGATCCAGAGCGACGGACTCATCGTTACAATCCGGTCCTGGATATTGCAGCTTTACCGCCCGAGCGGCAGTTCACCGAGACGCGCCGCCTGGCCGCAAACCTGATCACGGCCAAAGGCAAGGGAGCGGAGGGCTTCATCGATGGCGCGCGGGATCTTTTCGTCGCGGGCATCCTTTCCTGTATTGAGCGCGGCACACCAACGATTGGTGCAGTCTACGACCTCTTTGCTCAACCGGGGGAGAAGTATAAGCTTTTTGCGCATCTCGCGGAAGAAAGCCGAAATAAGGAAGCTCAGCGTATCTTTGATAACATGGCGGGCAACGACACGAAAATTTTGACCTCCTATACGTCAGTGCTCGGCGACGGTGGACTTAATCTATGGGCTGATCCACTCGTTAAAGCCGCTACAAGTAGGTCAGATTTTTCTGTCTACGATTTGCGACGGAAGAGGACCTGCGTTTATCTTTGTGTCAGTCCCAACGACCTTGAGGTTGTGGCGCCGTTAATGCGCCTTCTTTTTCAGCAGGCAGTGTCAATTTTGCAACGATCACTGCCAGGTAAAGACGAAAGGCACGAAGTTTTATCTCTCCTCGACGAATTTAAGCACCTGGGCAAGCTTGAGGCGATCGAGACGGCGATCACGACCATCGCCGGTTACAAAGGTCGCTTCATGTTTATTATCCAGAGTCTCTCGGCCTTAACGAGCACCTACGATGAGGCAGGCAAACAAAACTTTCTCAGTAATACTGGCGTGCAAGTATTTATGGCCACCGCTGACGACGAAACTCCCACCTATATCTCAAAAGCTATCGGCGAATATACGTTCCAGGCGCGTTCGACCTCTTATAGTCAAGCCCGCATGTTCGATCATAACATCCAGATTTCCGATCAGGGAGCACCGCTTTTGCGCCCCGAACAAGTGCGTCTGCTCGACGATAAGAGCGAAATCGTGCTCATTAAGGGGCAGCCGCCTCTCAAACTGCGAAAGGTGCAATATTATTCCGATCGTGTGCTGAAGCGCCTTTTCGAAAGCCAAATCGGCTCCCTTCCTGAGCCCGCATCCTTGATGATTTCTGAAGATGCCCATCAAGATAGGCAAGACTTCAGTGAACAGGCCGTCGTCACCGCGGGGCAAGGCCGAGGCGAGATGAAGGCAATGCTTAAAGGGCAAACCGCTCAATCAGAAGGCAGTGACACGAATGACAATGAGGGCAGTGTTGCAATTGGAATTGACGTTCGCCAGATCCCGATTGAAATCGATGTTGTGAAGGCAGGCTCGAACGCAGGTGGCATGACGTCAGACCCCGATGTGCCGGCTGAAATGGCTCCAGCTTTGATTGCACAACAGCACCTGCTGGAACAAATCATTGCGCTGCAGCAACGATGTCGACTTGCGTCCTCAAAGCCGATGAAATGA
- a CDS encoding IS1182 family transposase, translating into MSGYIEGISRDQVTLFPDRLEDWIDEDHPVRVIDAFVDAMDLAGAGFCRMSPAQTGRPSYHPSMLLKLFIYGYLNRVPSSRRLEREAGRNVEAMWLTGRLVPDHKTIADFRKDNGPAIRKACARFVELCRQVGVLSGSNVAIDGSKFKAVNNRDRNFTSGKIELRISHLEASASRYLEEMGRADTLEQSEATLRKVTRLKEKLARVHQEVRRLEGIAETLKDLPDGQISLTDPDARSMATYGKGTGLVGYNVQTAVDVETHLIVTHEVTNIGNDRSQLAPMAKAAMETLKIDKLDAIADRGYFNGAELLSCHEAGITATVPRPETSNNRKKGMFVKADFAYNGSADTYVCPAGKALAYRYTTEEKGLMLRRYWRTDCPSCPLKAQCTTGKERRITRWEHEHLIDAMYSRMEENPNLMRTRRCTVEHPFGTIKAWMGSTHFQMRRLNNVRTEMALHVLAYNIKRMINMIGARALLRAITA; encoded by the coding sequence ATGTCAGGCTATATCGAAGGCATCAGTCGTGATCAGGTTACGCTTTTTCCAGATCGCCTTGAGGATTGGATCGACGAGGATCACCCCGTTCGCGTGATCGACGCATTCGTCGACGCTATGGACCTTGCCGGCGCGGGCTTCTGCCGCATGTCACCTGCGCAGACCGGACGCCCCTCTTACCACCCTTCGATGTTGCTGAAGCTTTTCATCTACGGCTACCTGAACCGCGTCCCGTCAAGCCGACGGCTTGAACGTGAAGCCGGGCGCAATGTTGAAGCGATGTGGCTGACCGGGAGGCTAGTTCCGGATCACAAAACCATAGCCGATTTCCGGAAAGACAACGGTCCGGCAATCCGTAAGGCCTGCGCCAGATTTGTTGAACTATGCCGCCAGGTCGGCGTGTTGAGCGGTAGCAATGTTGCGATCGATGGGAGCAAGTTCAAAGCCGTTAACAACAGAGATCGCAACTTCACCTCCGGCAAGATCGAATTGCGGATCAGCCACCTCGAAGCGAGCGCGTCGCGATATTTGGAGGAAATGGGCAGAGCTGACACCCTGGAGCAATCCGAGGCAACGCTGCGCAAGGTCACACGGCTGAAAGAGAAGCTCGCTCGTGTTCATCAGGAAGTCCGTCGGTTGGAAGGAATAGCAGAAACGCTGAAGGATTTACCAGACGGCCAGATTTCCCTGACCGATCCAGACGCTCGATCCATGGCGACATATGGCAAAGGCACGGGTCTGGTGGGCTACAACGTGCAGACGGCGGTCGATGTCGAGACGCATCTAATCGTCACGCACGAGGTCACCAATATCGGCAATGATCGATCGCAACTGGCCCCCATGGCCAAGGCGGCAATGGAAACGCTAAAGATCGATAAGCTCGATGCCATCGCCGACCGTGGTTATTTCAATGGAGCTGAACTGCTTAGCTGCCATGAGGCCGGGATCACTGCAACAGTGCCGAGGCCAGAGACGTCGAACAACCGCAAGAAGGGCATGTTCGTCAAGGCTGACTTCGCTTACAACGGCAGCGCCGATACGTATGTCTGCCCTGCCGGGAAGGCACTGGCATACAGGTATACAACGGAGGAAAAGGGTCTGATGCTTCGGCGTTACTGGCGCACCGATTGTCCGTCATGCCCTCTCAAGGCACAATGCACAACAGGCAAGGAACGGCGGATCACGCGCTGGGAACATGAGCATCTGATCGATGCTATGTATTCCCGGATGGAAGAGAATCCGAACCTCATGCGCACCCGACGGTGCACGGTCGAGCATCCGTTCGGAACCATCAAAGCATGGATGGGATCAACCCATTTCCAGATGCGCAGGCTGAACAACGTCCGAACGGAGATGGCGCTACACGTGCTGGCCTACAATATCAAACGGATGATCAACATGATCGGTGCAAGAGCGCTTTTAAGAGCAATAACCGCCTGA
- a CDS encoding recombinase family protein, with amino-acid sequence MRRGEFRCLLPTGLVYDHFGNVTLDPDTQVRETIIHFFEMFSRLGSASQTVKVFRNEGLLFPSRLHNGGTLFRPLTASTAMRVLNNPRYAGAYTYGRRQFRRTIDGKKTLRARDIDDWPACIPDAHPGYISWERHQENLKILKANGRGFEAARASIPREGPALLQGRAVCGQCGSHLRVRYAARRGRQEAWYICNRARIYRGEPMCQSIAGPPVDEAIGMLIAEQMTPAAVELALEVRKEIQARHEEADRLRCRAIERAQTEAELAQRRFMLVDPSNRLVADTLEGEWNEKLRTLASAREERERGREHDQFILDKAVHERLVAMTADFNQLWKDPDTPCRERKRLLAHIIEDVTLLKLPAEGTTKLHVRFKGGKIQTLTTMNPKSSPQQIKTKLSIIELVDRLLDDYIYPEIAEILNEQGHRPGGTARRGCQDARFTPLKVAYLIHEYKLRSRYDRLRQRGMLTRQEAAAHLNISEQTVARWAKFGLITRHAYNGHYSLYEIADGDLPQKQCSRWNPLEDRAAAYQQMQTEPRTSTGEERGVV; translated from the coding sequence GTGCGGCGCGGCGAGTTTCGTTGCCTCCTGCCGACCGGGCTGGTCTATGACCATTTCGGCAATGTGACTCTTGATCCAGACACGCAAGTCAGAGAAACGATCATTCATTTCTTTGAGATGTTCTCTCGCCTCGGGTCCGCCTCCCAGACCGTCAAAGTCTTTCGCAATGAGGGACTATTGTTTCCATCGCGCCTACACAACGGCGGCACGCTGTTTCGGCCGCTGACCGCATCGACGGCGATGCGTGTCCTGAACAATCCGCGCTACGCTGGCGCCTATACCTATGGCCGACGACAGTTTCGACGCACCATCGACGGCAAAAAGACTCTGCGTGCGCGCGACATTGATGACTGGCCGGCCTGCATTCCCGATGCTCATCCCGGCTATATCAGCTGGGAGCGACATCAGGAGAATCTGAAGATCCTCAAGGCGAATGGCCGTGGATTTGAAGCGGCACGAGCTTCAATCCCAAGGGAGGGACCGGCGCTGCTGCAAGGCCGAGCCGTGTGTGGGCAGTGCGGCAGCCATCTTAGGGTTCGCTATGCGGCGCGGCGTGGCCGGCAGGAAGCCTGGTACATTTGTAATCGTGCCCGTATTTATCGTGGGGAGCCTATGTGTCAGTCGATCGCCGGGCCTCCCGTCGATGAAGCCATCGGTATGCTGATTGCCGAGCAGATGACGCCGGCGGCCGTCGAACTCGCTCTCGAAGTCCGCAAGGAGATCCAAGCCCGCCATGAAGAAGCAGACCGGCTGCGCTGTCGCGCAATCGAACGCGCCCAAACGGAAGCCGAGCTCGCTCAGCGCCGCTTCATGCTTGTCGATCCTAGTAACCGCCTCGTCGCCGACACGCTCGAAGGTGAATGGAACGAGAAGCTTCGCACGCTGGCCAGTGCCCGCGAAGAACGCGAACGTGGTCGAGAGCACGATCAATTCATCCTTGATAAAGCTGTCCACGAACGGTTAGTCGCGATGACGGCCGACTTCAACCAGCTCTGGAAAGATCCGGATACCCCATGCCGCGAACGCAAGCGATTGCTGGCCCACATCATTGAGGATGTTACTCTCCTAAAGTTGCCAGCGGAAGGAACCACCAAGCTTCACGTTCGCTTCAAGGGCGGCAAAATCCAGACGCTTACCACCATGAACCCAAAATCCTCTCCTCAGCAGATCAAGACAAAGCTCAGTATCATTGAGCTGGTCGATAGGCTTCTCGACGATTACATTTATCCCGAGATCGCCGAGATTCTAAACGAGCAGGGACATCGCCCAGGTGGAACCGCACGTCGCGGCTGCCAGGACGCCCGCTTTACACCCCTCAAAGTCGCCTATCTCATCCACGAATATAAGCTGCGATCACGATATGATCGACTGCGACAGCGGGGAATGCTGACAAGGCAGGAAGCGGCAGCGCATCTCAATATCAGCGAGCAAACAGTCGCCAGATGGGCCAAATTTGGCCTCATCACCAGACATGCCTATAACGGGCACTATAGCCTGTACGAAATCGCCGATGGAGACCTGCCGCAAAAGCAATGCAGCCGATGGAATCCACTCGAAGATCGCGCTGCTGCGTATCAACAAATGCAAACAGAGCCAAGAACATCAACTGGCGAGGAAAGAGGTGTAGTATGA
- the tnpA gene encoding IS66-like element accessory protein TnpA — protein sequence MTKHPIEVITSVERRRRWSREDKERLVAACLEPGAVLSEIARAAGIHVSQLFRWRKELCQMEEPRPETASTLMPVIVSEAAPAIQPTATETPAPPQPRRKRSDVMIELGRGRRVRVDSDIDTEALGRILDCVLGRR from the coding sequence ATGACCAAGCATCCAATTGAAGTCATCACGTCCGTGGAGCGCCGGCGGCGCTGGTCTCGCGAGGACAAAGAGCGGCTCGTTGCAGCCTGCCTTGAGCCCGGTGCGGTTCTGTCCGAGATTGCCCGTGCGGCCGGCATCCACGTGAGCCAGCTCTTTCGGTGGCGCAAAGAGCTTTGCCAAATGGAGGAACCGAGGCCCGAGACGGCGAGCACGTTGATGCCCGTGATCGTGTCGGAGGCCGCGCCGGCAATCCAGCCCACCGCCACGGAAACGCCGGCCCCACCGCAACCCCGCCGGAAGCGTAGCGATGTGATGATTGAGCTGGGCCGCGGTCGCCGTGTCCGTGTGGACAGCGACATAGACACGGAGGCGCTTGGCCGCATTCTCGATTGTGTGCTGGGTCGGCGATGA
- a CDS encoding recombinase family protein — protein sequence MNVHLKVQPHHLERGAYLYIRQSSMRQVVENVESARRQYALRGRAVALGWRDEQVIVIDNDQGESGASAAWREGFQRLVSDVGMGHAGIVMGLEVSRLARNNADWQRLLEICALADTLILDEDGVYDPASFNDRLLLGLKGTMSEAELHVIKARLRAAFSIRCGAASFVASCRPGWSMTISAM from the coding sequence ATGAATGTACACCTCAAAGTCCAGCCTCATCACCTCGAACGCGGCGCCTACCTGTACATCCGCCAGTCTTCAATGCGGCAAGTCGTTGAGAACGTCGAGAGCGCCAGGCGGCAATATGCGCTTCGGGGACGCGCTGTCGCCCTCGGCTGGCGCGACGAGCAGGTTATCGTCATCGACAACGATCAAGGAGAGTCCGGTGCATCGGCGGCGTGGCGCGAAGGGTTTCAGCGGCTGGTCAGCGATGTCGGCATGGGGCATGCCGGGATCGTCATGGGCCTGGAAGTCTCCCGTCTGGCGCGCAACAATGCCGACTGGCAACGTCTGTTGGAGATCTGCGCCCTTGCCGACACCCTGATCCTCGACGAGGACGGCGTCTATGATCCGGCAAGTTTCAACGACCGGCTCCTGCTCGGCCTGAAGGGAACAATGAGTGAGGCCGAGCTGCATGTGATCAAAGCCCGGCTACGCGCGGCATTCTCAATAAGGTGCGGCGCGGCGAGTTTCGTTGCCTCCTGCCGACCGGGCTGGTCTATGACCATTTCGGCAATGTGA
- a CDS encoding IS701 family transposase, which yields MIRRSWMMGASIETTLELWASSLREVKARMRGLFTQERVAASANLFLDGLLGDERRKTGWMRAEAAGDPGPWRQQAILGRGRWDADGLRDIVREYVVEHLATDDAVLVIDETGFLKQGKTSCGVSRQYTGSAGKVTNCQIGVFTAYVSDRGHAFIDRALYLPKSWTSDPARVAAAHVPEAVAFATKPALAVDMIRRALTAKVPFSWVAADAVYGVGDVEGALRRACKGYVLGVKSDHHFGAWSGKPFVAGTALEIARDLDPAAWHRLSAGDGTKGARLHDWAYCELVDLDADEYSDTQTGLWTRGLLIRRNISDGDLAFFTTWCPAGTGIQTLVSVEGHRWAIEDSFETAKNELGLDHNETRSWHGWHRHVSLVMLAFAMMAVIRYRANNAAPQKRLRMPTITI from the coding sequence ATGATTCGGAGGTCATGGATGATGGGTGCATCGATCGAGACAACGTTGGAACTTTGGGCATCGTCGCTGCGTGAAGTTAAGGCGCGTATGCGCGGATTGTTTACGCAGGAGCGCGTTGCAGCATCTGCGAACCTTTTCCTGGACGGCTTGTTAGGTGATGAGCGCCGTAAGACAGGTTGGATGCGCGCTGAGGCGGCTGGCGATCCTGGTCCGTGGCGACAGCAAGCCATCTTGGGTCGTGGACGCTGGGACGCAGACGGACTTCGCGACATTGTGCGCGAGTATGTTGTGGAGCACCTTGCCACAGATGATGCGGTCCTGGTCATTGATGAGACCGGCTTCCTCAAGCAGGGCAAGACATCTTGCGGTGTTTCACGTCAATATACAGGGTCAGCGGGCAAGGTAACGAACTGCCAAATCGGTGTGTTCACCGCCTATGTTTCCGATCGTGGTCATGCCTTTATCGATCGAGCCTTGTACTTGCCAAAGAGTTGGACCAGCGATCCGGCAAGGGTTGCCGCCGCTCATGTTCCTGAAGCTGTAGCCTTCGCTACCAAGCCTGCCCTCGCTGTCGATATGATTCGGCGGGCGCTGACAGCCAAAGTGCCGTTTTCATGGGTGGCAGCAGATGCGGTGTATGGCGTCGGAGACGTCGAAGGAGCGCTGCGCCGAGCCTGCAAAGGTTACGTTCTTGGGGTTAAATCCGACCATCATTTTGGCGCTTGGTCTGGTAAGCCTTTCGTCGCAGGAACCGCTCTTGAGATTGCCCGTGATCTCGATCCGGCTGCATGGCATCGCCTTTCCGCTGGCGATGGCACAAAAGGCGCGCGGCTTCATGACTGGGCCTACTGCGAACTGGTCGATCTCGATGCCGACGAATACAGTGATACGCAAACCGGGCTTTGGACGCGCGGCTTGTTGATCCGGCGCAATATCAGCGATGGCGACCTCGCATTCTTCACGACTTGGTGCCCGGCCGGAACAGGCATTCAGACGCTCGTATCCGTCGAAGGTCACCGTTGGGCAATCGAAGATAGCTTCGAGACAGCCAAGAACGAACTCGGCCTCGATCATAACGAGACCCGCTCGTGGCATGGCTGGCATCGCCATGTGTCGCTCGTCATGCTCGCCTTCGCAATGATGGCTGTGATCCGATATCGCGCCAATAATGCGGCACCCCAAAAAAGACTGAGGATGCCGACCATCACGATCTGA
- a CDS encoding DUF5372 family protein yields the protein MRVTHPFHPLFPRQLPCVGKRYNRHGERLLLQTEDATVWSVPPQWTDLVSLDPEVVMSNGRSLLRVVDLMELATLVKRLSSKLGPR from the coding sequence GTGCGGGTTACACATCCGTTTCATCCTTTATTCCCACGACAATTGCCGTGCGTCGGCAAGCGCTACAACCGGCATGGTGAACGCCTTTTGCTGCAGACCGAGGACGCCACTGTTTGGTCGGTTCCTCCGCAATGGACTGATCTTGTAAGCTTGGATCCTGAGGTCGTCATGAGCAACGGACGATCGCTCTTGCGGGTGGTCGACTTAATGGAGTTGGCCACTCTGGTGAAGCGCCTTTCGAGCAAATTGGGGCCGCGCTGA